From the Passer domesticus isolate bPasDom1 chromosome 35, bPasDom1.hap1, whole genome shotgun sequence genome, one window contains:
- the PPP5C gene encoding serine/threonine-protein phosphatase 5, translating to MAEGERAGNGGGAGPGRPPTSADLERAEELKARANEFFKGKDYENAVKLYSSAIELNPCNAIYYGNRSLAYLRTECYGYALADATRALQLDGKYVKGYYRRAASNMALGKFKAALRDYEMVVKVRPNDKDAKLKYQECHRIVKQKAFERAIASDEHKRSVVDSLDIESMTIEDEYSGPKLEDGRVTLAFMKDLMQWYKDQKKLHRKCAYQILVQVKEVLAKLPTLVETTLKETEKVTVCGDTHGQFYDLLNIFELNGLPSEANPYIFNGDFVDRGSFSVEVILTLFGFKLLYPDHFHLLRGNHETDNMNQIYGFEGEVKAKYTAQMFALFSEVFEWLPLAQCINGKVLIMHGGLFSEDGVTLDDIRKIERNRQPPDSGPMCDLLWSDPQPQNGRSVSKRGVSCQFGPDVTKRFLERNRLELIIRSHEVKPEGYEVAHDGRCVTVFSAPNYCDQMGNKGSYIHLRGSDLRPDFHQFTAVPHPNVKPMMYANTLLQLGMM from the exons ATGGCGGAGGGAGAGCGGGCGGGGAacggcggcggcgccggcccCGGGCGGCCCCCGACCTCCGCCGACCTCGAACGGGCCGAGGAGCTCAAGGCCCGCGCCAACGAGTTCTTCAAAG GCAAGGACTACGAGAACGCGGTGAAGCTGTACAGCAGCGCCATCGAGCTGAACCCCTGCAACGCCATCTACTATGGCAACCGCAGCCTGGCCTACCTGCGCACCGAGTGCTACGGCTACGCACTGGCCGACGCCACGCGCGCGCTGCAGCTCGACGGCAAGTACGTCAAGGGCTACTACCGGCGCGCCGCCAGCAACATGGCCCTGGGCAAGTTCAAGGCCGCGCTGCGCGACTACGAGATG GTGGTGAAGGTGAGGCCCAACGACAAGGACGCCAAGCTCAAGTACCAGGAGTGCCACCGCATCGTCAAGCAGAAGGCCTTCGAGAGGGCCATCGCCAGCGACGAGCACAAGCGCTCCGTGGTGGACTCGCTGGACATCGAGAGCATGA CCATCGAGGACGAGTACAGCGGCCCCAAGCTGGAGGACGGCCGGGTGACCTTGGCCTTCATGAAGGACCTGATGCAATGGTACAAGGACCAGAAGAAACTCCACAGGAAATGTGCCTACCAG ATCCTGGTGCAGGTGAAGGAGGTGCTGGCCAAGCTGCCCACCCTGGTGGAGACCACGTTGAAGGAG ACGGAGAAGGTGACGGTGTGCGGGGACACGCACGGGCAGTTCTACGACCTGCTGAACATCTTCGAGCTCAACGGGCTCCCCTCCGAGGCCAACCCTTAC ATTTTCAACGGGGACTTCGTGGACCGCGGCTCCTTCTCGGTCGAGGTCATCCTGACGCTCTTTGGCTTCAAGCTGCTCTACCCTGACCACTTCCACCTGCTCCGAG ggaACCACGAGACGGACAACATGAACCAGATCTACGGCTTCGAGGGCGAGGTGAAGGCCAAGTACACGGCGCAGATGTTCGCGCTCTTCAGCGAGGTCTTCGAGTGGCTGCCGCTGGCCCAGTGCATCAACGGCAAAGTCCTG ATCATGCACGGGGGGCTCTTCAGCGAGGACGGGGTGACCCTCGATGACATCCGCAAGATCGAGCGGAACCGGCAGCCCCCGGACTCAG GGCCGATGTGTGACCTGCTCTGGTctgacccccagccccag aaCGGGCGGTCGGTCAGCAAGCGGGGGGTCAGCTGCCAGTTTGGCCCCGATGTCACCAAGCGCTTCCTGGAGCGGAACCGCCTGGAGCTGATCATCCGCAGCCACGAGGTCAAGCCCGAGGGCTACGAGGTGGCCCACGATGGCCGCTGTGTCACCGTCTTCTCCGCCCCCAACTACTG TGACCAGATGGGCAACAAGGGCTCCTACATCCACCTGCGGGGCAGCGACCTCCGCCCCGACTTCCACCAGTTCACAGCAGTG CCTCACCCCAACGTCAAGCCCATGATGTACGCCAAcaccctcctgcagctgggcaTGATGTGA
- the LOC135288818 gene encoding hypoxia-inducible factor 3-alpha-like: protein MLAPYIPMDGDFQLGGAEPLRGRGLRRHGPAHKAEAPPPRPRARSFPGRGPAPSRAGHALPRWGSDPALGHAPRPRPARKRPREPSAEEPGAPLKRAELDPQLLGLLLSGDPPGVSLGQEQPLVLLADGLTLPGTPQNPGGAP, encoded by the exons ATGCTGGCCCCCTACATCCCCATGGACGGCGACTTCCAGCTGGGCGGGGCCGAGCCGCTcagggggcggggcctgcgcCGCCACGGGCCCGCCCACAAGGCCGAGGCCCCGCCCCCGAGGCCCCGCGCCCGCAGCTTCCCCGGGcgaggccccgccccctcgCGGGCTGGCCACGCCCTCCCCAGGTGGGGCAGCGACCCCGCCCTCGGCCACGCCCCGCGGCCACGCCCTGCTAGGaagag GCCGCGGGAGCCGAGCGCGGAGGAGCCGGGAGCGCCCCTGAAACGGGCGGAGCTGGACCCGCAGCTTCTG gggctgctgctgagcgGGGACCCCCCAGGAGTGAGCctgggccaggagcagcccctgg tgctgctggccgATGGTCTGACCctgcccgggaccccccaaaacccggGGGGGGCTCCTTGA